The genome window TGGTTTGAGCCCAGACGGCCGGGCAAGTCAGCAGTAGCAACGCCACCAGCACCCCCTTAAACCGGCGGGCAGAAAACGGGCGGCGGAAAGAACAAATGGACATGACGGGTAGGAAAGGGGTTGACTGATAGGGCAACTGCGGCTAGCGTTAGCTCCCCTCCTTATCCAAGGAGGGGAGCTAACGCTAGAACTTCACGACTTCCCAGTAGGCCTTCTTGGGCTGTTGGTTCTGGTCGAAGAGCAGGGGGTAGTTTTTGCGGCCGGCCACGGGGTAGGTATCCAGCCAGCTGTACTTGTCCGACACGTTCCAGAAAGTAACGCCGGTCAATACGTTCTTGTAGTCGCGGAACACCTTGAAGAACATCTTGTACTGGGCGGCCTGCTTTTGCTCCAGCTCGGGCGTGTAGGCGTCCGACTCGCCGGGGCGCTTGGCACGACGCTCCTTTTCCCAGGGGTAAATAGACACGTCCAGCTCGGTAATCTGCACTTTCAGGCCCAGGGAAGCATACTGGTCAAGGGCTTGGCGCAGCTCGGCCTCGGTGGGCTCCTGCAAGGACCAGTGCCCCTGCAGACCCACGGCGTCAATCGGCACCTTGGCATCCTTGAGCTTCTTAAGCAGCTTAAAGATTCGCTCCCGCTTTTCGGGCCGCTCGGTGTTGTAGTCGTTGTAAAACAGCTGGGCCTGGGGGTCGGCTTCGTGGGCGTACTCGAAGGCTTTGGCAATGAAATCCTCCCCGCAGATCTGGTACCACTCGGAGTTGCGCAGAAACTCCTGGGGGTTGTCCGCAATGGCTTCATTGACCACGTCCCAGGCGTAAATCTTGCCCTTGTACCGCTTCACTACCGTGAAAATGTGGTCGTGCAGGCGCTGGAGCAGCACTTCCTTGCTGACCTGCTTGCCCTGGGCATCCTTGAACAGCCACTTAGGCGTCTGCTCGTGCCAGAGCAAGTTGTGACCCCGCACGCGCAGTTTGTTTTTCTGAGCGAAGTCTACCAGGGCGTCAGCATCGGTCCAGAAGTAGCGGTTTTCCTCCGGATGAATGGGGCCCATCTTCATGGCATTTTCGGGCGTGATGCTGTTGAAGTGCTGCTTGATCAGCTCGCCCTCCGCCCCTTGTATGGACTGCCGGCCTACCGCCACGCCCACGGGGAAATAGTTTTTGTAGTAGTCTTTCAGGCCTTTATCGGCGGTCGGGCGCTGGCTGCTGACCAGCCCGGCGCTACCCACTAGCAAAGCCGCGAGAGTTAGTTTTCGGATGGAGAAGGAAGACGTTTTCATGAACTCAGAAAGAAGCGGAACAGATGAAAAATGCGGCGGCAGCAGGACGCACAATGGCCGTCCTCGTGCCAATGCGGCAAGGAAAAATGGGGCGTGTTACTCCGCCGGCTGCGGGGCAACACGCAGTGGAAAAACGTAGGCCGGGCGGTTCGTGCTGCGCTTGCAGCTGCTCCCGGAAAACAGGCGCGCAGCAGAGAAGCGCCCCTCGTTGCGCCTCCCTGCTGCGCGGCCCTTGTTGCCTACCGGTAGTGCTACCGGCGGGCCTGCCGCTCTATCCGCGGCTTACCAGTAAATGGTGTACAGCACCGTGAGCAGCACCATGATAACCATGGACCCGATGGCAAAGCTGCGGTTGGTTTTGAACATGCTCCGGTCTACCTCGAGGCCGTTGGTAACGGCTCCGCGGCTGGTTTGCACCAGGCTAATAATCACCATCATAATGATGCAAATCAGGAACACGAAGCCCATCCGGTCGAGGAAGGGGATTTCATAGACGCCGGCCGCGTTGGGCACGGCAAAGCCGAAGGGCGCCAGGAAGGACAGGTCGGCGAAGGTGGGTAGGAACTTGAACAGCACCGACAGCAGGAAGCCGCCAATGGTGGCGAACAGGGCCGCCGTGGAGGTCGTTTTCTTCCAGAAGAAACCCAGAATGAACATGGCAAAAATGCCCGGCGACACAAAGCCCGTGTACTCCTGAATGTACTGGAAACCGCCCTTTTTGTCGATGCCCAGGTGGGGGGCAATCAGCACGCCCAGAATCATGGCCACGATGACGGCAATCTTGCCTACGTTCACCAGCTTCTTTTCCGAAGCCTGGGGGTTGAGCACTTTCTGGTAGATGTCGAGGGTGAAGATGGTGGCAATGGAGTTGGCCTTACCGGCCAGCGAGGCCACCACGGCGGCCGTGAGGGCAGCGAAGGACAGGCCCTTCAACCCCACTGGCAGAATGTTGAGCAGCACGGGGTAAGCCCGGTCGGGGTTCAGATCGGCGCCCTGGCCAAACTCGGCTGCGCCAAACACGTCCTGCTTATACAGCACGTAGGCGGCAATGCCGGGCAGCACCACAATCACGGGCATGAGCAGCTTCAGGAAAGCGGCGAACAGCAAACCGCCGCGGGCCGTGGGCAAGTCGGCGCCCAGGGCGCGCTGGGTGATGTACTGGTTGCAGCCCCAGTAGTTCAGGTTCACAATCCACATGCCCCCGAGCAGCACCGTGAGACCGGGCAGGTCCATGTAGTTTTCGTTGTCGCGCTTGAAAATCATCTGGAAATGGTCCCCGGCCTGCTCGGTCATCAGGTTAAAGCCCGCCAGCACACCCGATTGGCCGTAGTGGTCGGCCACCATGTTCAGGGCCAGGTAGGTAGTCGCCAAGCCGCCCAGAATCAGGAAGAACACCTGAATTACGTCGGTAAAGCCGATTACCTTCATGCCACCCAGAGTGATGATGACAGCAAAGAACGCCAGGGCATAAAGACAGAACTCCAGGTTGAGGCCGGCAATGCTGCTGATGGCAATGGCTCCGAGGTAGAGAATTGAGGTCAGGTTCACCACCACGTACAGAGCCAGCCAGAAGATGGCCATAATCATGGCCACCGTGCCGTTGTAGCGCTGGTGCAGGAACTGCGGCATCGTGAAGATTTTATTCTTCAGATACACCGGAATAAAGAACACGGCCACGATGATGAGCGTCAGGGCCGCCATCCACTCGTAGGTAGCAATGGCCAGGCCCATCTTAAAGCCCGAGCCCGACATGCCCACGAACTGCTCGGCCGAGATGTTGGAGGCAATCAGCGAGGAGCCGATGGCCCACCAGGTCAGGGAGCCTTCGGCCAGGAAGTAGTCCTTGGAATCACCCTCGGCGGTGCCGTCGTGGCCGGTTTTGCGCCGGTAGATCCAGATGCCGTAGCCGGAAACTATCAGGAAGTAAATGAAAAAGACGACGTAGTCGAGGGTAGCAAGTTGATGTTGCATGTGGGAGATAAGCAAACCCCTCCGGCGGAGTGGTTAAGCGAGAAACAAGTGAAATACCGCCTCCAAGCTACCACCTAGGGCGGCTTCTGGCAACAGACCGGCAAACATTCCCGGCCGGCCCCTCCCCTTGGGTTCCCACACCCTTCAGTAGACCAGCCGGGTTTGTTTGGGTAGTTAATTACGGAACGTCAGGCAGGAACGCAACGCAGCACCTTGCGCGCTGACGGCTGCATGAGAAGCACAACGACACCGAGCAAGATGCTACGTGCGCTACGCTCGGCCTGACGCTCTACGAGCTACCTTAGATGTACTGATTGATGATGGCCTCCAGCCACTCCTGCTTGCCGCTGCGCAGTACCGGCTCGCCGGTTTCGTGGGCAATGCGGCGCAGGTCTTCCAGCGTGAGCTGGCCTTTCTCGAAGGCGGCGCCGTGACCCGCGTCGAAGGAGGCGTAGCGCTCCTGGCGGAACTTGCGGTAGGGCGACTTTTCCAGGATGTCGTTGGCTACCACCAGGGCCCGGGCGAAGGTGTCCATGCCGCTGATGTGGGCAATAAAGATGTCCTCCAGGTCGGTGGAGTTGCGGCGGGTTTTGGCGTCGAAGTTGATGCCGCCGGGCTGGATGCCGCCGTGCTCCAGAATGATGAGCATGCTCTCGGTCAGCTCGTTGAGGTTGTTGGGGAACTGGTCGGTGTCCCAGCCGTTCTGGTAGTCGCCGCGGTTGGCATCCATGGAGCCCAGCATGTTGGCGTCGGCGGCTACCTGCAGCTCGTGCTGGAAGGTGTGGCCGGCCAACGTGGCGTGGTTTACTTCCAGGTTCAGCATGAAATCTTTCTCCAAGCCGTACTCCTTCAGGAAGCCAATGACGGTGGCGGCGTCGAAATCGTACTGGTGCTTGGTGGGCTCAGCGGGCTTGGGCTCAATGAAGAACTTGCCCGTGAAGCCCTGCTTGCGAGCGTAGTCGCGGGCCATGGTCAGGAAGCGGCCCATGTGCTCCAACTCCCGCTTCATGTTGGTGTTGAGCAGGGTCATGTAGCCTTCGCGGCCACCCCAGAACACGTAGTTTTCGCCGTTCAGGGCAATGGTCGCGTCCAGAGCATTCAGGACTTGGGTGCCGGCGTGGGCCACTACCTGGAAGTCGGGGTTGGTACTGGCCCCATTCATGTAGCGCGGGTTGGAAAACACGTTGGCCGTGCCCCAGAGCAGCTTCACGCCGCTTTCCTGCTGGTGCTGCTTGGCATACTCCACAATAGCCTGCAGGTTGCGCTCGTACTCGCTCAGGGAGGAGCCCTCGTCCACCAAGTCAATGTCGTGAAAGCAGTAGTAAGGCGTGCCGAGCTTGGTGAAAAACTCGAAGGCGGCGTCCATCTTGTCCTGGGCCCGGCCGATGGCCTCGTGGTGGGCATCCCAGGCAAACTGCTTGGTGCCGGGGCCGAATGGGTCGCCGCCGGTACCGGTGAAGGTGTGCCAGTAGGAGACGGCAAAGCGCAGGTGCTCCTTCATGGTTTTGCCGGCCACCACGCGGTTCTCGTCGTACCATTTGAAGGCCAGCGGGTTATCTGATTCGCGCCCTTCGTACTTAATGGGGCTGATGCCCGTGAAGAATTCCGTTTTAGAAAGCGTGTTGAGTGACATGGTGGGTTGAGCTAGTGGGTGAAAGAATCTGTTGGGTGAGGGCCTGGTGCCAGCGGGCATAGGCCGAGTGGTACTGCTCCTGGAGCGCCGGGGTAGGCTCCAGAGTAAGGATGCGCTCCAGGCCAACAAAGGCTTCCGCGGGGCTGGCGTAGAGGCCAACCCCTACCCCGGCGCCGCGGGCCGCGCCCTGGGCAGCATCGGTGTTGTAGAGCTCCAGCTCTACGTTGCCACTGTTCACGAAGGCCTCGCGGAATACCGGACTCAGGAACATGTTGGCGTTGCCGGCGCGCACCTTGCGCACCTGCACCCCCGACTCGCGCATGATGTCCATGCCGTAGTTCAGGGCGAAAACGATGCCCTCCTGGGCGGCGCGCAGCACATGGCTCCGGCCGTGAATATTGAAGCTCAGGCCGCGCAGCTCGGCGGTGGTAGGGCGGTTTTCCAGCACCCGCTCGGCGCCGTTGCCGAAGGGCAGGAACTGCAGCCCCTCCGCTCCTACCGGGGCCTGCGCCGCCAGCTGGTTCATCTCATCGTAGGGGATTTCGCCTACCACTTTACGCAGCCAGCTGTTCAAAATGCCGGTGCCGTTTACGCACAGCAGCATGCCGTTGCGGGGCTGGGCCAGGGTGCTGTTCACGTGCACAAAGGCATTCACGCGGGAGCGGGCATCCACCACCGGCTGGTCGCTGATGCCGTAGACTACCCCCGAGGTGCCGGCCGTGGCGGCTATTTCGCCGGGCTGCAGCACGTTGAGGGAAAAGGCGTTATTGGGCTGGTCGCCGGCGCGGTAGGCAATGGGCGTCCCGGCGTGCAAGCCCAGCTCCTGGGCGGCGGCGGGCGTCAGGTGGCCCTGCTCGGCGAAGGTGTCCACTACCTCGGGCAGCAAGTCGCGGCTGATGCCGTAGTAGTCCAGCAGCTCCTGGGCCACGGCCTGCTCCCGGAAGTTCCAGAACACGCCTTCCGACAAGCCCGACACCGTGGTGCACAGGCGGCCCGTCATCTGGAAGGCAATAAAGTCGCCGGGCAGCTGAATTTTGTGGATTTGCTCGAAAATGGCGGGCTCGTTTTCCTTGACCCACCTGAGCTTGGAAGCCGTGAAGTTGCCGGGCGAGTTGAGCAGATTCTGCAGGCAGTACTCCTCCCCCAGCGCCTCAAAGGCCTGGTTGCCGTAGTCCACGGCCCGGCTGTCGCACCAGATAATGGCGGGGCGCAGCACGTGGCCGTTTTTATCCACCAGCACCAGGCCGTGCATCTGGTAGGTGATGCCGATGCCGGCTACCAGCGACGCATCGAAGCCGTAGTTCTGCTTCAGCTCGTGGGTAGCGTTGACGACTTCCTGCCACCACCGCTCCGGGCGCTGCTCGGCCCAGCTGGCCAGCGGCGCCGAAATTTCCATTTCCTTTTTAGGCGAAGTGACGCTGGCCAGGCAGCGGCCAGTATCCGCAGCCAGCAGCGCCACTTTGATGGAGGAGCTGCCAATATCGTACCCGAGGAGGTAATTCATGGTGGGAATGATGGGAAAGTTCGGGGAAGAATGCCAGGGTGTATGTTAAGTTGAACGACGGGCAGTCTGAAGAGGAATAGTTCTATTTATGCTTACTGGCTATGGTGCCGAAACTACTCATGCCCAACGATACGCAAGCATCCATTTTAAGCCACTATTTTCCGAATATACAGTGAGTGTCTACACACCTACTACCGTCAAATCGGCTCCTATTCATTGTTTTTCAAATAAACCTATCGAAACCGTTTTCGGAAACGGTTTCGATAGTCCGCAGCGCTTAATTTTATTTTCTTACTAATTATCTGAATAGTCAAATAGCCACTACCCCTGTCATTACAGTGCAGATAGGTGCTTTAGCTGAAAAAATTCTATTCGTCTACATGCAGCTAGCGTGTCGGGAGGTTTACTAGTACGTGGTAGGCTTCAGAAATTGTATGGTTCTGACGCGGGTCGATCTGGCAGGTGCCTCACCCCTAGCCCCTTTCCGGGGGAGAGAGGAACTAGTTTCTAGAAGAAAGAAGCTGGGAGTTAGGAGCTAGAAGACAGTAGAGGGCAGCTGTTAGAACAGTTTAGAACAGTTTTTAGAGCTAGTCCCCCTCTCCCTCGGAGAGGGGCTAGGGGTGAGGCAAGCTAGAGCTACCTACCGCACCGCCAGGGTAGCCGTGGCGGGTTGGCTGGCTCCTAGAGCCACGCTGCGGGCCGAGGGTAAGGAGCCACCCACCGCCACGGTCACGGGGCCGTTCGGGGCCACCGACTTGCCCTGAGCGTCAATTAGGGCCAACTGCTCGGGGGTAAGCGTGAAGCGCACGGTAGTGCTGGCGCCGGGCTGCAGTTGCACGCGGCGGAAGTTCTTGAGGGCGTAGCGCGGTACCTGCTGGCCCTGGCGCGGGGTGTGGGTCAGGTAGAGCTGCACCACTTCCTCCCCGGCCACTTTGCCCGTGTTGCGCACGGTGGCCTCCACTTCTACCGGCTTGTTTTTGGCCGCCCGCTTCGGCAGCTTCAGCCCCGAATACTCGAATTTGGCGTAGCTCAGGCCGTAGCCGAAGGGGTACATCGGCTCCTGGCTCATGTAGCGGTAGGTGCGGCCCAGCATGCCGTAGCTTTCGTACGCGGGCAGCTGGTCGAGGCTCTTGGGAAAGGTGATGGGCAGCTTGCCAGAGGGCGACACCTTGCCGAACACCACGTCGGCAATGGCGTTGCCGCCTTCCTCGCCGGGGTACCAGGCCAGCACCACGGCATCGGCCAGCTCGTGCACCTCGGCCAGGTTCATGGGCGAGCCGCCGGTAATGATGGCCACCAGGGGCTGGGTGTTGTTTTTGCGCAGGCCGCGCAGGAAATCAAGCTGGTTTTGGGGCAGGTTGTAGTCGAGCCGGTCGCCAAACGAAGGCGAGGCAATGGACTCGCCCTCCTCCCCTTCCAGCAGCCCGTTGATGCCCAGCACTACAAACGTCGCGTCGGAAGTGCGGGCCGTGCCGCTCACCCAGTCCACGCCGTTCTGATTGGGCCGATCGAGCAGGGCGCCGGGGCGGTACTGCATCTGGCTGGCCGGACTCACCCCGGCCACCAGGCCTTCCAGAATGGTTTTCATCTCCGGGTTCACGCCGTAGTAGTTGCCCAGCAGGGCATCAAGGTTGGCGGCGTTGGGCCCAGTCACGAAGTACTTGGCTAGGTCGTTGCGCAGGGGTAGTACGCCGTTGTTTTTGAGCAGCACGATGAACTTTTGGGCCGCCTCCCGGGCCAGGGCGCGGTGTTGGGGGCTGTTGATGACGCTAGCGGAAAGCTTATCGTAGGGGCTGCTGCCGGGCGCATCAAACAAGCCCAGCTTGAACTTGGTGCGCAGCAGAATGGCCAGGGAGCTGTCCATCTGGGCTTCGGTAGTCAGGCCTTTGCGCACGGCTTCGGGCAAGGACGGGTACACGCTGCCGCAGTTCAGGTTCACGCCGCGCTGCAAAGCCAGGGCGGCAGCCTCGGCAGGCGTTTTCACCACGTTGTGGCCCTTGTAGAAATCCACCAGCGCCCAGCAGTCCGACACAATGTGGCCCTTGAAGCCCCATTGCTTGCGCAGCACGTCTTGCAGCAGGTACTGGTTGCCGCAGCACGGCTCGCCGTTGGTGGCGTTGTAGGCGCACATCACGGCCTCCACGTTGGCATCTACCAGCTGCTTGAAGGCGGGCAGGTAGGTTTCCTGTAAATCCTGGGGCGAGGCCACGGCGTTGAACTCGTGGCGCAGCTTCTCGGGGCCGCTGTGCACGGCGAAGTGCTTGGCGCAGGCGGCCACTTTCAGGTGCTGGGAGTCGGGGCCTTGCAAGCCCTTCACGAAGGCCACCCCCAGGCGCCCCGTGAGGGTAGGATCCTCGCCGTAGGTTTCCTGGCCCCTACCCCAGCGCGGGTCGCGGAAGATGTTGATGTTGGGCGTCCAGAACGTGAGGCCGCTGTACTGCTGGCGGTAGCCCTTGGCCACGGCCGCGTTGTACATGGCCCGGGCCTCGTCGGAAATGGCGGTGGACACGCGCAGGGCCAGGTCGTCGTCGAAGGTGGCGCCCAGCCCGATGGCCTGGGGAAACACCGTGGCCGCGCCCGCCCGACCCACCCCGTGCAGGGCTTCGTTCCACCAGTTATAGGCCGGAATGTTCAGCCGCTCAATGGCCTTGCTGTTGTACATCATCTGGTCGGCCTTTTCCTCCAGGGTAAGGCGCGAAATCAGGTCCCGCACCCGCACGTTGACGGGCTTGCTGGGGTCGAGGTAGGCGACTGGGGCTTGCTGGGCTTGCGCCTGGGGCAGGCTGAGGCAGGCGAGCAGCCCGGAGAAGATCAGATGTTTCTTCATACAGTAGGAAGGGTGGAAAATATGAAGGAATAGGCCTGGAAGCCGCCTGAACACGGGTAGGCTGCTAGGCTGTAGAGACGCGAAGTGTCGCGTCTCAATCGTTGTTGGCGTTGTTTGTTTTGTCATTCCGACGCAGGAGGAATCTGGGTCAAGCCGTTGGATGGTAAACCCAGATTCCTCCTGCGTCGGAATGACAGGTAGTATTGGTTTTTCTCGACCAGTCGTTCTGGCGCCGAGACGCGAAGTGTCGCGTCTCTACAGCTGGTCTGCCGTTACTTCTGGCACCTCAATAGCCAGTAGAGTTGGGCTAGAATCAATTCAAGAACGTCATGCAGAGCGCAGCGAAGCATCTCGCCCGAATCGTTGAGTTACTACCTAACATCAGCACGCGAGATGCTTCGCCTCCGGCTCTGCATGACGTTCTTTTTACTTTCTATCCACCACCCTAAGGCAGCACCGGTGCTACGCTGGCTTGAAAGGAGGAAGCGGGTAGCCCTTCTTTGTTGTAAAGATTTGCCCCTTCCGGGTTGTCGGCCCAGGCGTAGCGCACGGCCACGGGCGACGGCACGGCATCACTCCAAACCACCACGGTGTTGCCGTCAATCCGGGCTTGGGCCCAGACGAATTTCTTGTCGGGGCCGGCCACGGCAAACTGCTTGAGCGGGCCGCCCCCTTTGACCTGCAGACCGGTACCCACGCTAGAAAAGCGCAGCGTGACCTTGTTGCCACTGACCTGCATGGACTGGTAGAGCGGCCCGGAGGCCACTACCTTTTTCTCGCCGTAGGCTACCTGCTGGGCTGCCAGCGCCAATCGGTGCCCCACGGTTTGCTTGTCCAGGGGGTGAATGTCGTTCCACTCGCCCGCGTCAAGGGCCACGGCCATACCGGTGCGCGGCACGGCCAGCGTCCGGCGCTGGGCCTCGCGCACTTCGGCCCAGCCACTCTCGCTGGGCTCCGACTTCACGGCCATGAAATTCGCCAGCTGCACGTAGAGAAACGGCAAATCGGGCCGCTGGAAGTGGGTACGCCAGTCGTTGATCAGGCTGGTCATCAGGGCTTGGTAATCCTGGGCCCTGCCGGCGTTCGACTCGCCCTGGTACCAGAGTACGCCCTTGAGGGCGTAAGGCAGCACGGGCGCAATCATGCCGTTAAACAGGGCCCCAGGCTGAAACTGAAACGGCGTGGTACCGGGTGTGGGCGGCAGGGTAGCGCCCAGCTTGTACTGCCACGGCCCGCGCAGATCCAGCGTCTGGCCGCCCGCCCGCAGCTGGTAGTTCTTGTCGAGGGTG of Hymenobacter sublimis contains these proteins:
- the xylA gene encoding xylose isomerase, giving the protein MSLNTLSKTEFFTGISPIKYEGRESDNPLAFKWYDENRVVAGKTMKEHLRFAVSYWHTFTGTGGDPFGPGTKQFAWDAHHEAIGRAQDKMDAAFEFFTKLGTPYYCFHDIDLVDEGSSLSEYERNLQAIVEYAKQHQQESGVKLLWGTANVFSNPRYMNGASTNPDFQVVAHAGTQVLNALDATIALNGENYVFWGGREGYMTLLNTNMKRELEHMGRFLTMARDYARKQGFTGKFFIEPKPAEPTKHQYDFDAATVIGFLKEYGLEKDFMLNLEVNHATLAGHTFQHELQVAADANMLGSMDANRGDYQNGWDTDQFPNNLNELTESMLIILEHGGIQPGGINFDAKTRRNSTDLEDIFIAHISGMDTFARALVVANDILEKSPYRKFRQERYASFDAGHGAAFEKGQLTLEDLRRIAHETGEPVLRSGKQEWLEAIINQYI
- a CDS encoding endo-1,4-beta-xylanase gives rise to the protein MKTSSFSIRKLTLAALLVGSAGLVSSQRPTADKGLKDYYKNYFPVGVAVGRQSIQGAEGELIKQHFNSITPENAMKMGPIHPEENRYFWTDADALVDFAQKNKLRVRGHNLLWHEQTPKWLFKDAQGKQVSKEVLLQRLHDHIFTVVKRYKGKIYAWDVVNEAIADNPQEFLRNSEWYQICGEDFIAKAFEYAHEADPQAQLFYNDYNTERPEKRERIFKLLKKLKDAKVPIDAVGLQGHWSLQEPTEAELRQALDQYASLGLKVQITELDVSIYPWEKERRAKRPGESDAYTPELEQKQAAQYKMFFKVFRDYKNVLTGVTFWNVSDKYSWLDTYPVAGRKNYPLLFDQNQQPKKAYWEVVKF
- a CDS encoding xylulokinase translates to MNYLLGYDIGSSSIKVALLAADTGRCLASVTSPKKEMEISAPLASWAEQRPERWWQEVVNATHELKQNYGFDASLVAGIGITYQMHGLVLVDKNGHVLRPAIIWCDSRAVDYGNQAFEALGEEYCLQNLLNSPGNFTASKLRWVKENEPAIFEQIHKIQLPGDFIAFQMTGRLCTTVSGLSEGVFWNFREQAVAQELLDYYGISRDLLPEVVDTFAEQGHLTPAAAQELGLHAGTPIAYRAGDQPNNAFSLNVLQPGEIAATAGTSGVVYGISDQPVVDARSRVNAFVHVNSTLAQPRNGMLLCVNGTGILNSWLRKVVGEIPYDEMNQLAAQAPVGAEGLQFLPFGNGAERVLENRPTTAELRGLSFNIHGRSHVLRAAQEGIVFALNYGMDIMRESGVQVRKVRAGNANMFLSPVFREAFVNSGNVELELYNTDAAQGAARGAGVGVGLYASPAEAFVGLERILTLEPTPALQEQYHSAYARWHQALTQQILSPTSSTHHVTQHAF
- a CDS encoding sodium/sugar symporter produces the protein MQHQLATLDYVVFFIYFLIVSGYGIWIYRRKTGHDGTAEGDSKDYFLAEGSLTWWAIGSSLIASNISAEQFVGMSGSGFKMGLAIATYEWMAALTLIIVAVFFIPVYLKNKIFTMPQFLHQRYNGTVAMIMAIFWLALYVVVNLTSILYLGAIAISSIAGLNLEFCLYALAFFAVIITLGGMKVIGFTDVIQVFFLILGGLATTYLALNMVADHYGQSGVLAGFNLMTEQAGDHFQMIFKRDNENYMDLPGLTVLLGGMWIVNLNYWGCNQYITQRALGADLPTARGGLLFAAFLKLLMPVIVVLPGIAAYVLYKQDVFGAAEFGQGADLNPDRAYPVLLNILPVGLKGLSFAALTAAVVASLAGKANSIATIFTLDIYQKVLNPQASEKKLVNVGKIAVIVAMILGVLIAPHLGIDKKGGFQYIQEYTGFVSPGIFAMFILGFFWKKTTSTAALFATIGGFLLSVLFKFLPTFADLSFLAPFGFAVPNAAGVYEIPFLDRMGFVFLICIIMMVIISLVQTSRGAVTNGLEVDRSMFKTNRSFAIGSMVIMVLLTVLYTIYW
- a CDS encoding glycoside hydrolase family 3 N-terminal domain-containing protein, with protein sequence MKKHLIFSGLLACLSLPQAQAQQAPVAYLDPSKPVNVRVRDLISRLTLEEKADQMMYNSKAIERLNIPAYNWWNEALHGVGRAGAATVFPQAIGLGATFDDDLALRVSTAISDEARAMYNAAVAKGYRQQYSGLTFWTPNINIFRDPRWGRGQETYGEDPTLTGRLGVAFVKGLQGPDSQHLKVAACAKHFAVHSGPEKLRHEFNAVASPQDLQETYLPAFKQLVDANVEAVMCAYNATNGEPCCGNQYLLQDVLRKQWGFKGHIVSDCWALVDFYKGHNVVKTPAEAAALALQRGVNLNCGSVYPSLPEAVRKGLTTEAQMDSSLAILLRTKFKLGLFDAPGSSPYDKLSASVINSPQHRALAREAAQKFIVLLKNNGVLPLRNDLAKYFVTGPNAANLDALLGNYYGVNPEMKTILEGLVAGVSPASQMQYRPGALLDRPNQNGVDWVSGTARTSDATFVVLGINGLLEGEEGESIASPSFGDRLDYNLPQNQLDFLRGLRKNNTQPLVAIITGGSPMNLAEVHELADAVVLAWYPGEEGGNAIADVVFGKVSPSGKLPITFPKSLDQLPAYESYGMLGRTYRYMSQEPMYPFGYGLSYAKFEYSGLKLPKRAAKNKPVEVEATVRNTGKVAGEEVVQLYLTHTPRQGQQVPRYALKNFRRVQLQPGASTTVRFTLTPEQLALIDAQGKSVAPNGPVTVAVGGSLPSARSVALGASQPATATLAVR